A portion of the Meriones unguiculatus strain TT.TT164.6M chromosome 14, Bangor_MerUng_6.1, whole genome shotgun sequence genome contains these proteins:
- the Pinlyp gene encoding phospholipase A2 inhibitor and Ly6/PLAUR domain-containing protein encodes MRLPGRHRTLLLALALCALLGLGCPLSCEVCRGPGHTCSGRMKTCEADKDACVVLVGEASSKGRKSLTTFKACMKFKDCYSGFVSTTMTPGDYMVSNAHCCQTDGCNSGSVPPPLNNRTENGLTCPSCLAPFHETCPGTQTARCVGPETHCIYFAGNVQAGIINTKFAMRGCATPSACHTQPGAEVPSAYYLYFLRRADCDRALYPLGRGE; translated from the exons ATGAGGCTGCCTGGGAGACACAGGACCTTGCTGCTGGCCCTCGCGCTCTGCGCCCTCCTGGGTCTCG GGTGCCCGCTCAGCTGCGAGGTGTGCAGGGGCCCCGGGCACACGTGCAGCGGGAGGATGAAGACTTGCGAGGCCGACAAGGACGCATGTGTGGTGCTCGTGGGCGAGGCCAGCTCAA AGGGCCGGAAGTCACTGACCACGTTCAAGGCGTGCATGAAGTTTAAGGACTGCTACTCGGGCTTCGTGTCCACCACCATGACCCCCGGCGACTACATGGTGTCCAACGCCCACTGCTGCCAGACGGACGGCTGCAACAGCGGCTCGGTACCCC CTCCCCTGAACAACCGAACTGAGAACGGCCTGACTTGCCCCTCCTGCCTCGCGCCCTTCCATGAGACGTGCCCGGGCACCCAGACGGCCCGCTGCGTGGGCCCCGAGACACACTGCATCTATTTCGCTGGCAACGTGCAGGCTG GCATCATCAACACCAAGTTCGCCATGAGGGGCTGCGCCACGCCCAGCGCCTGCCACACGCAGCCAGGAGCTGAGGTCCCCTCAGCCTACTATCTCTACTTCCTGCGCAGGGCAGACTGTGACCGTGCCCTGTACCCCCTGGGCAGGGGAGAGTGA
- the Irgq gene encoding immunity-related GTPase family Q protein: protein MPLPRGDVTALFLGPPGSGKSALIAALCDKNVDTVDIPDGRTDAAGPSLRAAAPGLFLGELSCPPATPGPWAAEANLLVLVLAGSEGAGEPLAPALGEAARAALARGTPLLAVRSLRPGEAGGAARAREETAASLLRAGLGAAPLFVLPADCSGADGCEELERLRAALRTRADALQRLLPPAQDGFEVLGAAELEAVREAFETGGLEAALSWVRAGLERLGSARLDLAVAGAGDVGLVLDALLGLDPGDPGAAPAPAPTAPAAYPAPERPNVVLWTVPLGPEAAPPRPARYDALVLVTPGAPTGEDWARARPLLPPDAPLAAVRTDGCGEDPPEALEEEPAAAAAASPGDPEDEQWEVLEEQPPPVFPLRPAGLPALERWLRRALPGAQASALLLALPPASPSAAREKAAALRAGAWRPALLASLVAAAAPVPGLGWACDVALLRGQLAAWRRALGLEPAAVARRERALGLAAGTLAARTHFPGPVTRAEVEARLGAWAGEGTAGGAALGALSFLWPAGGAAATGGLGYRAAHGVLLQALEEMLADAEAVLGPAPEP, encoded by the exons ATGCCTCTGCCGCGGGGCGACGTGACGGCCTTGTTCCTGGGGCCCCCGGGCTCGGGGAAGTCGGCGCTCATCGCTGCGCTGTGCGACAAGAACGTGGACACGGTGGACATCCCCGACGGGCGCACGGACGCCGCGGGCCCCAGCCTGAGAGCGGCGGCCCCGGGCCTCTTCCTGGGTGAGCTGAGCTGCCCGCCCGCGACCCCCGGGCCCTGGGCGGCGGAGGCCAACCTGCTGGTGTTGGTGCTGGCGGGGTCAGAGGGCGCCGGGGAGCCCCTGGCGCCAGCCCTGGGCGAGGCAGCGCGGGCCGCCCTGGCCAGAGGGACCCCGCTGCTGGCCGTGCGGAGTCTGCGTCCCGGAGAGGCCGGGGGCGCCGCTCGGGCCCGGGAGGAGACCGCGGCCTCGCTGCTCCGTGCCGGCCTGGGAGCCGCGCCTCTCTTCGTGCTGCCGGCCGATTGCAGCGGCGCCGACGGCTGCGAGGAGCTGGAGCGTCTGCGGGCGGCGCTGCGGACCCGGGCGGACGCGCTGCAGAG GCTCCTGCCGCCGGCCCAGGATGGCTTCGAGGTGCTGGGCGCCGCCGAGCTGGAGGCTGTGCGCGAGGCCTTCGAGACGGGCGGCCTGGAGGCGGCGCTGTCATGGGTGCGCGCCGGCCTGGAGCGCCTGGGCAGCGCGCGGCTGGACCTCGCCGTGGCCGGCGCCGGTGACGTGGGCCTCGTGCTGGACGCGCTTCTGGGGCTGGATCCCGGCGACCCTGGGGCCGCGCCCGCCCCGGCACCCACCGCGCCCGCCGCGTACCCAGCCCCCGAGCGCCCCAACGTAGTGCTCTGGACCGTCCCCCTGGGCCCCGaggccgccccgccccgcccggccCGCTATGACGCCCTGGTCCTCGTCACGCCCGGGGCGCCCACCGGGGAGGACTGGGCGCGCGCCCGCCCGCTGCTGCCTCCAGACGCCCCGCTGGCCGCGGTGCGCACGGACGGCTGCGGCGAGGACCCGCCCGAGGCCCTGGAGGAAGAgccggcggcggccgcggcggcgaGCCCCGGGGACCCCGAGGACGAGCAGTGGGAGGTGCTGGAGGAGCAGCCGCCGCCCGTGTTCCCGCTGCGGCCCGCCGGCCTCCCGGCGCTGGAGCGCTGGCTGCGGCGCGCGCTTCCCGGGGCGCAGGCTTCGGCGCTGCTGCTGGCGCTGCCGCCCGCCAGTCCGAGTGCAGCCCGGGAGAAGGCGGCAGCGCTGCGCGCCGGTGCGTGGAGGCCGGCGCTGCTGGCCAGCCTGGTGGCCGCCGCGGCACCCGTACCCGGGCTGGGCTGGGCCTGCGATGTGGCGCTGCTCCGCGGGCAGCTGGCCGCCTGGCGGCGCGCGCTGGGCCTCGAACCCGCGGCCGTGGCTCGGCGCGAGCGCGCCCTGGGCCTGGCAGCGGGGACGCTGGCGGCGCGCACGCACTTCCCGGGCCCGGTGACGCGCGCCGAGGTGGAGGCCCGGCTGGGGGCGTGGGCGGGCGAGGGCACGGCGGGCGGCGCAGCGCTGGGCGCGCTCTCCTTCCTGTGGCCCGCGGGCGGCGCGGCGGCCACCGGCGGCCTGGGCTACCGCGCGGCGCACGGCGTGCTGCTGCAGGCGCTGGAAGAGATGCTGGCGGACGCCGAGGCCGTGCTGGGGCCCGCGCCCGAGCCGTGA